GGTCAATTGTCAACATTGCTTTGCCAGTGATGAGTCGCGATTTACATATTCCAATGAATCAAGCGGAGTGGGTGGTTTCGATTTATCTGATGATGATCTGTGGTTTGTTGCTGTTTTTTGGCCGGCTAGGTGATTCAATTGGCAAAATCAAAGTTTTCCGAGTTGGGATGGTACTATTCTTAATTGGTTCGCTTTTTGCCGGTTTCAACAATAGTCTTGCCTTGTTGCTTGCTGCGCGAATTGTTCAAGCTACCGGTGCATCTATGACCATGGCGAACAATAATGGGATCGTAACGGAGATTTTTCCAATGAATGAGCGTGGTCGCGCCTTGGGCCTGATCGGTTCCTTTGTTTCGATTGGCGCAATTGCTGGTCCTGGGATTGGTGGTTTGATTTTAGGCCAGTTGCCTTGGGGGTATATTTTTTGGATCAATATTCCGATTGGAATTGTCGCTTTGATCCTCGGAACGATTGTTTTGCCAAAAGATCTACCCAGCAGGCGCGTGCCGATTGATTGGGCTGGTTTTGTGACGTTTCTAGTCTTGATTTTGTCCCTTTTTATGGGGATCTTTTTGGGACAAGAACGCGGCTTTACCGATCCCTTCATTCTTGGGTTGTTTGCATTAGCTATCGTGGCGTTCGCTGCCTTTGTTCATATTGAAAATCATAAAACCGATCCATTGGTCAGCTTCAAGATTTTTCAAAACAGTGCGTTTACCCTGAGTTTGTTATCTGCGTTTTTTATTTTCGTCACGAACTTTTTCTTCAACGTCATTTCGCCGTTTTATCTTCAGAATGCGCGGGGATTATCACCAGAAAAAGCTGGGTACTTATTGATGATTTTTCCGATTGTGCAAGTGATTGTGGCTCCGGTGGCGGGTAGCATTGCTGATCGCATCGGTCCTTATCGCATCACAATGGTAGGGTTGGTGATCATTGTTGCCAGTCAGATTGGGTATGCTTTCTTCAATTTGCAGACATCGTTTATGTTTGTTGCGTTGATGATCGGCTTAGTTGGATTTGGCAATGGGCTGTTTCAAGCACCAAATAATACTGTGGTGATGTCGAGTGTGCCGACCCGTGATTTAGGAATTGCTGGCGGTATGAATGCGTTGGCGCGTAATTTAGGAATGGTCGTCGGCATCTCAACGGCCACCACAGTGCTGTTTTCTTCCATGAGTCATACTGCTGGGAAAAAAGTAACCACTTATCTGACTGGGCAACCGGACATTTTCATTTCTGGTATGCATGTTTCTTTTTGGGTTGCAACGGGGTTGTGCATACTAGCGGTGATTTTAACCGGCTATCGCATGTGGCAGGTACGTCATGAGACAGCTGTCTAAGTGAAAGACATAAAAAAAGCATCCCTGCCTTTTTAGCTTCATTGCGGGGATGCTTTTTTAATTGGCGAAATGTTTTTATAGCAGATAACTACTGATCAGTTGTCTGGTGTGACGTCTTTGGGGCCTTGATGACTCATATCACCGTGCGTATAATTTAGCAGTTGTTCCTTCAGTTCGCCTTCCATTTGAACCAGTTGCTTTTCGGCATTTTGGCGTTTAACCCGACCGTCTTGTTGAATCTGCAAGGTCTGTTTCAAAGTGTCAATCAAGTCGTTTTGTGTTTGCGTTAACGTCTCAATATCGACAACACCGCGTTCATTTTCCTTCGCAGTTTCAATCGAACTGATCTTCAACATGTCACTGTTCTTCTTTAACAGGTCATTGGTGGTTTGCGAGACTTGTCGCTGGGCCGTGACAGCATCTTTTTGCCGCAACAAGGTGAGGGCGATGGCCACTTGATTTTTCCACAGTGGGATCGCTGTGTTGATGCTGGCTTGAATTTTTTCGGCCAAAGCCTGATTCGTGTTTTGAATCAGGCGAATCTGGGGTGCTTGTTGAATGGTAATTTGTCGAGCCAATTGCAGATCGTAAGCACGTTTATCCAAACGTGACGCGAATTGTTTCAGATCATTGACTTGCTGAATTGCCATTTGGTCATTGGCTGCTTCGGCTGCTTTCACCGCTTCAGGAATGGTTTTGTCATTGAGTTCACGCAACTTAAGATTGGCCGCTTCAATATAAATATTCAGAGCATCAAAATAAGCTTTGTTTTGATCATATAATTCGTCTAACAGCTTGTTATCATTGAGTAACCCGCGTTGTGATGTTTCAAGGCGATTGGCAATCGTATCAATTTGAGCACCGATCTTTTGATACTTCGCAGTGATTTCATAGATTGATCGCTTGACACGGCCAAATAATTTGCGGAAAATATTATTATTTTCAGCTTTTAATTCGTCTGGGTTAGCCTCGTTCAATCTCGTCATGAGACTTGTCAAGGCATCACCGACTGCGCCGGTATCCTGACTTTGAACTTTAGTTAACATGTTTTGTGAAAAGACGCCAAGTTGTTTTTGGGCATCAGCGCCATAATTCAAAACAGTTTCGCCTTTCGTCACATCGATTTTGCTGGCTAATTCTTGTGCTTTTGCTTCTTGTTCAGCACTTAGTTTTGGCCTCGCTGTGGCCGCTGCTTGAACAGCCTCAGCCGAATTGTTGTTGGTCATTGAAGCTTCTGACGTGCTGAAAGGATCGGCCAATAAATCATCTGTCAGATTGGTTTGTTTGTCATCATTCACATTATTCACTCCGTTTCATGCACCTTATCTGGATCAAGGTGTTTTTTGGCAAGACGAACATCGCTATCGAGATCATCAAGATCATCTTTAATGAAGGCTTGATAGTCTGACTTGATTTTGCCTGCCATAGAAGTCATGGTCGAAAATGCTTTGTCTAAGGTTTCGTACGTATCTGCCGTCTTTACC
This genomic window from Lacticaseibacillus paracasei subsp. paracasei contains:
- a CDS encoding MFS transporter; translation: MKNYIEDKNVQKNRWWILTAIGMFTIMSTLDGSIVNIALPVMSRDLHIPMNQAEWVVSIYLMMICGLLLFFGRLGDSIGKIKVFRVGMVLFLIGSLFAGFNNSLALLLAARIVQATGASMTMANNNGIVTEIFPMNERGRALGLIGSFVSIGAIAGPGIGGLILGQLPWGYIFWINIPIGIVALILGTIVLPKDLPSRRVPIDWAGFVTFLVLILSLFMGIFLGQERGFTDPFILGLFALAIVAFAAFVHIENHKTDPLVSFKIFQNSAFTLSLLSAFFIFVTNFFFNVISPFYLQNARGLSPEKAGYLLMIFPIVQVIVAPVAGSIADRIGPYRITMVGLVIIVASQIGYAFFNLQTSFMFVALMIGLVGFGNGLFQAPNNTVVMSSVPTRDLGIAGGMNALARNLGMVVGISTATTVLFSSMSHTAGKKVTTYLTGQPDIFISGMHVSFWVATGLCILAVILTGYRMWQVRHETAV
- a CDS encoding toxic anion resistance protein is translated as MNNVNDDKQTNLTDDLLADPFSTSEASMTNNNSAEAVQAAATARPKLSAEQEAKAQELASKIDVTKGETVLNYGADAQKQLGVFSQNMLTKVQSQDTGAVGDALTSLMTRLNEANPDELKAENNNIFRKLFGRVKRSIYEITAKYQKIGAQIDTIANRLETSQRGLLNDNKLLDELYDQNKAYFDALNIYIEAANLKLRELNDKTIPEAVKAAEAANDQMAIQQVNDLKQFASRLDKRAYDLQLARQITIQQAPQIRLIQNTNQALAEKIQASINTAIPLWKNQVAIALTLLRQKDAVTAQRQVSQTTNDLLKKNSDMLKISSIETAKENERGVVDIETLTQTQNDLIDTLKQTLQIQQDGRVKRQNAEKQLVQMEGELKEQLLNYTHGDMSHQGPKDVTPDN